One Brassica napus cultivar Da-Ae chromosome C4, Da-Ae, whole genome shotgun sequence genomic region harbors:
- the LOC106391447 gene encoding HVA22-like protein j — MLGDFIIRLLVLILGYTYPAFECYKTVEKNKVDIEELRFWCQYWILLALISSFERVGDIFISWLPLYGEMKVVFFVYLWWPKTKGTRLVYETLLKPVIAQHETEIDRKIMELRARAWDFFIFYFHNFAQAGQSTFIQAFQYVLAQSVRFSAAAAANQPPMEPNVNVKTRSPVETESDTNTPPGPRPLNKSLSALRSLEKQTSRGRKWPPPTPPPTPGRDSAGTFNGEDGVNIPDTLPGSPITDARAKLRRSNSRSQAAA; from the exons AGCTTTTGAATGCTACAAAACGGTGGAGAAGAACAAAGTTGATATCGAGGAACTCAGATTCTGGTGTCAATACTG GATATTGTTGGCGCTAATTTCATCGTTCGAGAGGGTTGGCGATATATTTATCTCATG GTTACCGTTGTACGGAGAAATGAAAGTGGTCTTCTTCGTATATCTCTGGTGGCCTAAAACGAAGGGAACGAGACTTGTGTACGAGACATTGTTGAAGCCAGTCATAGCCCAACATGAGACAGAAATCGATAGAAAGATTATGGAGTTGCGAGCTAGAGCTTGGGATTTTTTCATCTTCTACTTCCATAACTTTGCCCag GCTGGTCAATCCACTTTTATCCAGGCTTTTCAATACGTACTTGCCCAATCGGTTCGGTTCTCTGCCGCAGCAGCAGCTAACCAACCG CCAATGGAGCCAAACGTAAACGTGAAAACGCGGTCACCGGTGGAGACTGAAAGTGATACGAACACTCCTCCCGGTCCAAGGCCTTTGAACAAATCACTATCTGCGTTGCGATCGCTAGAGAAGCAAACGAGCAGGGGGAGGAAGTGGCCACCACCGACACCACCACCAACACCAGGCCGAGACTCGGCCGGAACATTCAACGGAGAAGATGGAGTCAACATTCCCGATACACTTCCGGGATCACCCATCACTGATGCTCGAGCTAAGCTTCGCCGTTCTAACTCCAGGTCTCAGGCCGCAGCATAG